A stretch of the Nicotiana tabacum cultivar K326 chromosome 6, ASM71507v2, whole genome shotgun sequence genome encodes the following:
- the LOC142181481 gene encoding uncharacterized protein LOC142181481, with the protein MEEKFEEQKATIRQEVVADVLARLQRSGIDIDANIILAALGDNSLGEASSAQQTALQPIHRPSTATNKEGQLIPGASIADESSDEDLT; encoded by the exons ATGGAGGAAAAATTTGAGGAACAAAAGGCAACTATCCGTCAAGAAGTTGTTGCAGATGTCCTTGCACGTCTTCAGCGTTCAGGAATTGATATTGATGCTAACATTATTCTTGCAGCATTGGGTGATAATTCATTAGGAGAAGCTTCATCTGCTCAACAAACAGCATTGCAACCAATCCATCGTCCCTCTACTGCTACCAACAAAGAAGGCCAACTCATTCCAG GTGCATCGATTGCGGATGAAAGCAGTGATGAAGACCTTACTTGA